One Calliopsis andreniformis isolate RMS-2024a chromosome 9, iyCalAndr_principal, whole genome shotgun sequence genomic window carries:
- the LOC143183235 gene encoding TGF-beta-activated kinase 1 and MAP3K7-binding protein 1: MPTRAERPNLMPFQDTQYSWTDDLPVCKHSGVGFSTNQIYREDGYRQEEHPFEDRSFHCRYDDSTFLYGVFDGHEGTKAANFAMQRMAAEILLGQLNGKSTDEEIKEVLRQAFIAVERGYLDSVGDLLAERASLQFDIPDGLNSYEAYQKFPHLVDKLNSINCELSAGTSAIVALVYGGKLYVANVGDSRALLCKTDSNQVLRVVQLSVDHDLRNEDELLRLSQLGLDIMSIKQGSHLGNQENTRCLGNYLVKGGYREFEELASATAEPIIAEPEIHGGIELDNSCRFLLLMSRGLYKSLEEATGTDQVNKELALIAVEQFRIQSTLTGVAQAVVDKVVRIHHDVNMSNSQNTVTSGKRDDITLLVRNFNFPLPHALKSPTNQSVRFNPIVETAPIATLSENEDYSSTGITEENLDTSTSETSTTSDMYPPGARPTDRNARIKPYVSFSEYYENVEKRRREGTLPEGINF; encoded by the exons ATGCCAACTAGGGCAGAACGCCCTAATTTAATGCCTTTTCAGGACACTCAATACAGTTGGACGGATGATTTGCCAGTTTGCAAACACTCTG GAGTAGGATTTTCCACGAATCAAATTTATCGGGAGGATGGGTATAGACAAGAAGAACAtccatttgaagatcgaagtttCCATTGTCGTTACGATGATTCAACATTCCTTTATGGAGTATTTGATGGACATGAAGGAACAAAAGCAGCAAACTTTGCTATGCAACGAATGGCTGCAGAAATTTTACTTGGACAGTTAAACGGTAAATCAACAGATGAAGAAATTAAAGAAGTTCTTAG ACAGGCATTTATAGCCGTAGAAAGAGGATATCTGGATTCTGTAGGTGATCTTCTGGCTGAGCGAGCTAGTTTACAGTTTGACATACCTGATGGATTAAACTCATATGAAGCTTATCAAAAATTTCCTCATTTG GTTGATAAACTAAATTCCATAAACTGCGAGCTATCAGCAGGAACTAGTGCAATTGTAGCACttgtatatggtggaaaattatATGTTGCAAATGTGGGTGATAGCAGAGCTTTGTTATGTAAAACAGATAGCAACCAAGTTTTAAGGGTTGTACAGCTGAGTGTTGACCATGACTTAAGAAATGAAGATGAATTATTGAGATTATCTCAGTTAGGATTAGATATTATGTCCATAAAACAAG GATCTCATCTTGGAAACCAAGAAAATACACGTTGTCTTGGGAATTATCTTGTTAAAGGAGGATACAGAGAATTTGAAGAATTAGCATCTGCCACAGCAGAACCTATTATTGCTGAACCAGAAATTCATGGTGGAATAGAACTAGATAATTCTTGTAGATTTTTATTGCTCATGTCTCGTGGTCTTTATAAATCATTAGAAGAAGCAACTGGTACTGATCAAGTTAACAAAGAATTAGCTCTAATAGCAGTTGAGCAG TTTCGTATACAGTCTACATTAACAGGAGTTGCTCAAGCTGTAGTAGATAAAGTTGTAAGAATTCATCATGATGTTAATATGAGTAACTCACAAAATACAGTAACTAGTGGTAAACGAGATGATATAACTCTTCTTGTACGAAATTTTAACTTTCCCCTCCCTCATGCATTAAAAAGCCCTACTAATCAATCAGTTAGATTCAATCCGATTGTAGAAACTGCTCCGATAGCAACACTGTCAGAAAACGAAGATTATTCCAGTACAGGAATTACAGAAGAAAATTTGGATACATCAACGAGTGAAACTTCTACAACGTCAGATATGTATCCCCCCGGGGCAAGACCAACAGA